Proteins encoded together in one Ictidomys tridecemlineatus isolate mIctTri1 chromosome 3, mIctTri1.hap1, whole genome shotgun sequence window:
- the Pigw gene encoding glucosaminyl-phosphatidylinositol-acyltransferase PIGW produces the protein MSQKQMKEAFVSNLNGTSVLEINQGLCFPAFCILCRGLLLIFSQHLCSFSHTWRTRFFIDFVVLIVPLVYILTILPAIILPEHITIMICCGGLLLYQIYQRRTCYARMPVQKILEKFMKISLESEYNPAITYYRVINSIFTAIAILAVDFPLFPRRFAKTELYGTGAMDLGVGSFVFGTAMVCPEVRRKYTKGSRFYYLTKSLYSSWPLFFLGLGRLIVIKSIGYQEHLTEYGVHWNFFFTIIVVKLITSLLLMIIPLNKSWMVAVSIAMLYQLALDFTPLRRLILYGTDGSGLRVGFLNANREGIISNLGYVAIYMAGVQTGLHILKNRTHIKDWFKVACCLLLAAISLFISLYILQVNVEAVSRRMANLAFCVWIVASSLILLSFLVLSDIILSFAKFLIKGALVPCSWKLTQASSTNKKHSESLVPEAERKESSLCLITALNRNQLIFFLLSNITTGLINLTVDTLHSSTLWALFLLKLHMFTNCLIIYLLNLQGKTIKLW, from the coding sequence AACCTCAATGGAACCAGCGTGTTGGAAATCAACCAGGGCTTGTGCTTTCCTGCATTCTGTATCCTGTGCAGAGGGCTCCTGCTCATTTTCTCACAGCACTTGTGTTCCTTTTCTCATACCTGGAGAACTCGATTCTTCATTGACTTTGTTGTCTTAATAGTTCCCCTGGTGTACATTTTGACCATTTTGCCTGCAATTATCCTTCCTGAGCATATCACTATAATGATCTGTTGCGGAGGGCTGCTGCTCTATCAAATTTACCAAAGGAGAACTTGCTATGCCAGAATGCCTGTCCAGAAAATCcttgaaaaattcatgaaaatcagTCTAGAATCAGAATACAATCCAGCCATTACCTATTACCGTGTTATTAACAGTATATTTACAGCTATTGCCATTTTGGCTGTGGACTTCCCACTTTTTCCCAGAAGATTTGCCAAAACTGAGCTCTATGGAACAGGGGCAATGGATTTGGGAGTAGGCAGCTTTGTTTTTGGGACTGCAATGGTTTGTCCAGAGGTCAGGAGGAAATATACCAAAGGGTCCAGATTTTATTATCTTACAAAATCATTGTACTCTTCTTGGCCATTATTCTTCCTGGGACTAGGACGGTTAATTGTTATAAAATCCATAGGCTATCAGGAACATTTAACTGAGTATGGAGTTCACTGGAACTTTTTCTTTACCATAATAGTTGTGAAACTGATAACATCACTGCTTTTAATGATTATTCCCCTAAATAAATCCTGGATGGTGGCAGTCAGCATTGCCATGTTATACCAGCTAGCCCTTGATTTTACCCCCCTGAGGAGGTTAATTTTATATGGCACTGATGGCAGTGGCTTGAGGGTTGGTTTCTTAAATGCCAACCGAGAAGGAATAATCTCTAATTTGGGGTATGTGGCGATATACATGGCTGGTGTACAAACAGGGTTACATATTCTTAAGAATAGAACACATATCAAAGACTGGTTCAAAGTAGCATGTTGTCTTCTACTAGCAGCTATTAGCCTCTTCATCTCTCTCTACATACTTCAAGTAAATGTAGAAGCAGTGTCCCGAAGAATGGCCAATTTAGCCTTTTGTGTGTGGATAGTTGCTTCTAGCCTGATCCTTCTTAGTTTTTTAGTATTAAGTGATATAATTTTGAGTTTTGCCAAATTTCTAATTAAAGGGGCTCTAGTACCATGTTCTTGGAAACTTACCCAAGCATCTTCTACAAATAAAAAGCATTCAGAATCTCTAGTCCCAGAAGCTGAAAGAAAAGAATCCAGTCTTTGTTTAATCACAGCTCTGAACAGAAACcagctgatttttttcttgctgtcaAATATAACAACTGGTCTGATCAACCTAACAGTAGATACATTACACAGCAGTACCTTATGGGCCTTATTTTTACTCAAACTCCATATGTTTACTAActgtttaattatatatttacttaatttgcaaggtaaaactataaaactttggTAA